The Deinococcus apachensis DSM 19763 genome has a segment encoding these proteins:
- a CDS encoding NAD(P)/FAD-dependent oxidoreductase, with protein sequence MLGQPVGEWDVVVVGAGPAGLRAARAAALGGARTLVLDKADAVGVPVRTSGGSFVNELQKLGVPAGLYHPVTRLRFVGPRSEAVYDYDEPVACVLDVRGLYQHLAQEAIAAGATLRLRARVEEPIQENGGVVGVRFRDGLSGEAREARARVVVDASGHAALVARRAGMHPGFGSVGYGAELDLFAPGFDEREAVLLVGAQAAPRGYAWAFPHGGGRVRLGVGVTRPHTDLDPRAYLEPVAARVPGLRGASPVEVHTGLVPAAAPGEAPLVADGLLVVGDAAGQASSLVGEGIRYVMRAGDLAGGVAAQAVRAGDASRGFLERYARTWRREFGRDLRVAHAVHERLVSYDDAAWEERLPLLRAIPPGPFARLLAGDFSPGLLLELGTRHPRLLATAGRLLAARAGRRVGPSRGASLGEPVP encoded by the coding sequence ATGCTTGGGCAGCCGGTGGGGGAATGGGATGTCGTCGTCGTGGGGGCTGGGCCCGCCGGGTTGCGGGCGGCCCGGGCCGCCGCCCTGGGGGGGGCACGCACCCTGGTGCTGGACAAGGCCGACGCCGTGGGCGTGCCGGTGCGGACGAGCGGCGGGAGCTTCGTCAACGAGCTCCAGAAACTCGGCGTGCCCGCCGGGCTCTACCACCCTGTCACCCGCCTCCGCTTCGTCGGCCCCCGCAGCGAGGCCGTGTACGATTACGACGAGCCAGTGGCCTGTGTGCTCGACGTACGCGGGCTGTACCAGCACCTCGCGCAGGAGGCCATTGCGGCGGGCGCGACGCTGCGGCTGAGGGCGCGGGTTGAGGAGCCGATCCAGGAGAACGGGGGGGTGGTCGGCGTGCGCTTCCGGGACGGTCTCTCGGGCGAGGCGCGCGAGGCCCGTGCCCGGGTGGTCGTGGACGCGAGCGGGCACGCCGCCCTGGTGGCGCGGCGGGCGGGGATGCACCCGGGCTTCGGGAGCGTTGGGTACGGCGCCGAACTCGACCTCTTCGCGCCGGGGTTCGACGAGCGCGAGGCGGTGCTGCTCGTCGGCGCGCAGGCCGCACCCCGGGGCTACGCCTGGGCCTTTCCGCACGGCGGCGGCCGGGTGCGGCTGGGCGTCGGCGTGACCCGGCCACACACCGACCTCGATCCCCGGGCCTACCTGGAGCCGGTGGCGGCGCGGGTGCCGGGCCTGCGCGGCGCGAGCCCGGTCGAGGTACACACCGGCCTGGTGCCCGCCGCCGCTCCCGGCGAGGCGCCGCTCGTCGCGGACGGCCTGCTCGTCGTGGGCGACGCCGCCGGGCAGGCTTCCAGCCTGGTGGGTGAGGGCATCCGGTACGTGATGCGGGCGGGCGACCTGGCGGGCGGCGTGGCAGCCCAGGCGGTTCGGGCCGGGGACGCCTCGCGCGGCTTCCTGGAACGGTATGCCCGGACCTGGCGGCGGGAGTTCGGGCGCGACCTGCGGGTGGCCCACGCCGTCCACGAGCGGCTGGTGTCGTATGACGACGCGGCCTGGGAGGAGCGGCTGCCCCTGCTGCGGGCCATCCCGCCGGGGCCCTTCGCCCGGCTGCTGGCGGGCGACTTCTCGCCAGGGCTGCTGCTCGAACTCGGGACGCGTCACCCCCGGCTGCTGGCGACGGCCGGGCGGCTCCTGGCGGCGAGGGCGGGACGGCGGGTGGGCCCGTCACGCGGCGCAAGCCTGGGCGAGCCCGTGCCCTGA
- a CDS encoding SBBP repeat-containing protein, with protein sequence MTKNNRLLLLLAGLLSACGQPAAPQVNQRPAPDVKAPTALTPQSGTRSGDQGSAVARYSSGVYMAGSTRGALYDSNQGDEDAFLAKYDAAGNLVWGRQFGSSGQELVYQIATDRYDNVYMVGRTEGGLKGNNQGGYDGFIRKYTPSGAVAWTRQIGTTGSDGVGGVAVEPNGNLFWVSQAINGKAAVSAYTRDGTRLWTRFSALCSGTVATNEYGALYTASFTYSAGGGTDRCIRKLQPGTGGVMWERRSHSADTFYGTSLAVSYNDVYLAGIHQINPYNAKLSLARYDGVTGAERWRYDSLGSSADYLGSVGGISATAEGIYLTGYHRDTSTSASTIGAFITRFGADGSWTWFKTIAADPSPTNYGTFGFGVATRVVKGGVNGQSALMPDPFPSTFDVTQVYTTGYTYADLGAGHQGDKDAFLRRLDGATGNTVWTK encoded by the coding sequence ATGACGAAGAACAACCGCCTTTTGCTGCTGCTGGCCGGACTGCTGAGTGCCTGCGGTCAGCCCGCCGCCCCGCAGGTGAACCAGAGGCCTGCCCCGGACGTGAAAGCCCCCACGGCACTCACGCCCCAGTCCGGCACCCGCAGCGGGGACCAGGGCAGCGCGGTCGCCAGGTACAGCTCGGGCGTGTACATGGCCGGGAGCACCCGCGGCGCCCTGTACGACTCGAACCAGGGGGACGAGGACGCCTTCCTCGCCAAGTACGACGCGGCGGGCAACCTGGTGTGGGGGCGGCAGTTCGGCAGCTCCGGCCAGGAGCTCGTCTATCAGATCGCGACCGACCGGTACGACAACGTGTATATGGTGGGGCGAACGGAGGGCGGCCTCAAGGGCAACAACCAGGGGGGGTACGACGGCTTCATCCGCAAGTACACCCCGAGCGGAGCGGTGGCCTGGACCCGGCAGATCGGCACCACCGGCAGTGACGGCGTTGGGGGGGTCGCGGTGGAGCCCAACGGCAACCTCTTCTGGGTGTCGCAGGCAATCAATGGGAAGGCAGCCGTCTCCGCCTATACCCGCGACGGCACGCGCCTCTGGACCCGCTTCTCCGCCCTGTGCTCGGGCACGGTTGCTACCAACGAATACGGGGCGCTGTATACGGCGAGCTTCACGTACAGCGCGGGCGGCGGCACCGACAGGTGCATCCGCAAGCTCCAGCCGGGCACCGGCGGCGTGATGTGGGAGCGGCGATCCCACTCCGCCGACACCTTCTACGGGACCAGCCTGGCGGTTTCCTACAACGACGTCTACCTGGCGGGCATCCACCAGATCAACCCGTACAACGCGAAGCTCTCCCTCGCCCGCTATGACGGGGTGACCGGCGCGGAGCGGTGGCGGTACGACAGCCTGGGGTCGAGCGCCGACTACCTGGGCTCCGTGGGCGGAATCAGTGCCACAGCCGAAGGGATCTACCTCACTGGCTACCACCGCGACACCTCCACCTCCGCCTCGACCATCGGCGCCTTCATCACCCGATTTGGCGCGGACGGGAGCTGGACGTGGTTCAAGACCATCGCCGCCGACCCGAGCCCGACCAACTACGGCACCTTCGGCTTCGGGGTCGCCACCCGCGTGGTCAAGGGCGGCGTGAACGGCCAGAGCGCCCTGATGCCCGACCCGTTCCCGTCCACCTTCGACGTGACCCAGGTGTACACGACCGGGTACACCTACGCCGACCTCGGGGCGGGCCACCAGGGGGACAAGGACGCCTTCCTGCGCCGCCTCGACGGGGCGACCGGCAACACCGTCTGGACCAAATGA
- a CDS encoding DUF4242 domain-containing protein codes for MPRYMVERTFPEGLEIPMTAEGATSCLNVVDHNADLGVTWIHSYVTGDHHQTYCIYDGPNSEAIRRAAERNGLPVDRITQVSVLDPYFYR; via the coding sequence ATGCCGCGCTACATGGTCGAACGGACATTCCCTGAAGGTCTGGAAATTCCCATGACTGCCGAAGGAGCCACCAGTTGCCTGAACGTGGTGGACCACAATGCCGATCTGGGCGTGACCTGGATTCACTCCTACGTGACTGGGGACCACCACCAAACTTACTGCATCTATGACGGCCCGAACTCCGAGGCCATCCGCCGCGCTGCCGAGCGGAACGGCCTCCCCGTGGACCGCATCACCCAGGTCAGTGTCCTCGACCCGTATTTCTACCGCTGA
- a CDS encoding ATP-binding protein, whose product MRSELQSGLIRGLGAVRSRRVGVALGLWGEPGIGKTFLADMVMGDLGCAGHRAHATQDFGALALALPRTGRLPTWAGGQLARLARGERLDPAAGVNTLAAVLSALAPFVLHLEDLHEAEAEQHAQIAELAGAVKRSPGVGLLVTSRSEPPAPFTGYHLRPLDGDELVALLRGELGAELPGEAAAWITGRTHGNPLFALEFLRYLSRQGFLWSDGQRWHWRAPAEGFVPVTVEALIGQLCAGAARDPDERAALEARALLPASLEAGPLEAVWGPMAGLTPGALDQARRRLEAAGLLRGDHFAHPLFGEVIARELTGERRQRLARRALPVLARVNPLLAAEFLEAAQVPDAEALALLEQAAAQATAAGQGVQAGRLLARSLAWRGGPERARVALEAARLLYDTEYGEVVRLLELSLQADPDNVEALYFLAEWRLLERGGQAPHALLAHLPETERASARWWAKWIKFHFLAEAWPEVLRLWEAHPEFHPGAPAMTVHDVAFAHLFTGDPAGVLALAGPALERPDLQPLERCDLWNVRACALSEVGELDAALEALGRAIDVAAGEGATVWLSSYLFNRAEVLGRTDHHLDRAIADAEACVRLRVAHGSPYQVAQVQPLLGHLLTLRGDFERAETLLLETRALCERYPPRHALARCLIALAELYLEWDPPHGPVLARRAAAGALELAHTLQSAELLPEALEVNAAAEQRAGHSQAAARLLAEAGALTEGKAPSSGQARLWRRQAELEAEAGRVGAAQALLEQALTLARAQGPVREAQLCGLDLDHLRGDAAGVRERQAWFDARGLGALAARARRLFPQPATPKAPDPPALRLNVLGPPTLERGGQRVVYRGRKRTELLACLLEARLTGRTELSVLDLLDALYPGEPEEAARRTLKQQVYLLREALGAGCVLSTSGGYALGAVSSDAEEFLAGGPATLWRGVYLGGLSEGWQPGVRDALSLALRERVEALLLSNPLEAARLGRVLCQMEPYDQEALRLTISALEAAGEPHAARRFYLERRATLSEVGEVLPPEAGVFVGA is encoded by the coding sequence GTGCGGAGCGAGCTGCAATCTGGCCTGATCCGGGGATTGGGGGCGGTGCGGTCCCGCCGGGTGGGTGTGGCCCTGGGGCTGTGGGGCGAGCCGGGCATCGGCAAGACCTTTCTGGCGGACATGGTGATGGGGGATCTGGGCTGCGCGGGGCACCGCGCCCACGCCACGCAGGACTTCGGGGCGCTGGCCCTGGCCCTGCCCCGCACCGGGCGGCTGCCGACCTGGGCGGGGGGGCAACTGGCCCGCCTCGCGCGGGGCGAGCGTCTGGACCCGGCGGCGGGCGTGAACACCCTGGCGGCCGTGCTCTCCGCGCTGGCCCCTTTCGTGCTGCACCTGGAAGACCTGCACGAGGCGGAGGCCGAGCAGCACGCCCAGATCGCCGAACTGGCAGGGGCCGTCAAGCGGAGCCCCGGGGTGGGCCTGCTGGTGACCAGCCGCAGCGAGCCGCCCGCCCCCTTCACGGGGTACCACCTCCGGCCGCTGGACGGCGACGAACTGGTGGCGCTGCTGAGGGGAGAACTCGGGGCCGAGCTGCCCGGGGAGGCGGCCGCCTGGATCACGGGCCGCACCCACGGCAATCCGCTGTTCGCCCTGGAGTTCCTGCGCTACCTGAGCCGCCAGGGCTTCCTGTGGAGCGACGGACAGCGCTGGCACTGGCGCGCGCCCGCTGAGGGCTTCGTGCCCGTCACGGTGGAGGCCCTCATCGGTCAGCTCTGCGCCGGGGCAGCGCGGGACCCGGATGAGCGGGCGGCGCTCGAAGCCCGCGCCCTGCTGCCCGCCAGCCTGGAGGCCGGGCCACTGGAGGCCGTCTGGGGGCCGATGGCCGGGCTGACCCCCGGGGCGCTGGACCAGGCCCGGCGGCGCCTGGAGGCGGCGGGCCTCCTGCGCGGGGATCACTTCGCCCACCCCCTGTTCGGGGAGGTGATCGCGCGCGAGCTGACGGGTGAACGGCGCCAGCGCCTCGCCCGGCGGGCGCTCCCGGTGCTCGCCCGGGTGAACCCCCTGCTGGCAGCCGAGTTTCTGGAGGCGGCGCAGGTGCCGGACGCCGAGGCGCTGGCCCTGCTGGAACAGGCTGCCGCCCAGGCGACGGCGGCGGGTCAGGGGGTTCAGGCGGGTCGCCTGCTCGCCCGCAGCCTTGCCTGGCGGGGCGGCCCGGAGCGGGCCCGGGTCGCCCTGGAGGCCGCCCGGCTGCTGTACGACACCGAATACGGCGAGGTGGTGCGCCTGCTGGAACTCAGCCTGCAGGCCGATCCGGACAATGTGGAGGCGCTGTACTTCCTGGCCGAGTGGCGGCTGCTGGAGCGGGGGGGCCAGGCCCCGCACGCGCTCCTGGCCCACCTGCCCGAGACGGAACGGGCCAGCGCCCGCTGGTGGGCCAAGTGGATCAAGTTTCACTTCCTGGCCGAGGCCTGGCCGGAGGTGCTGCGCCTGTGGGAGGCCCATCCCGAGTTCCACCCCGGGGCCCCGGCCATGACGGTGCATGATGTCGCTTTCGCCCACCTGTTCACGGGCGACCCGGCGGGGGTGCTGGCCCTCGCGGGTCCTGCCCTGGAGCGCCCGGACCTGCAGCCCCTGGAGCGCTGCGATCTCTGGAACGTGCGCGCCTGTGCACTCAGCGAGGTGGGCGAGCTGGACGCGGCGCTGGAGGCCCTGGGCCGCGCCATCGACGTTGCCGCCGGGGAGGGGGCCACAGTCTGGCTGAGTTCGTACCTGTTCAACCGGGCCGAGGTGCTGGGGCGCACCGACCATCACCTGGACCGGGCTATTGCCGACGCCGAGGCCTGCGTCCGTCTGCGTGTGGCCCACGGCTCGCCGTATCAGGTGGCGCAGGTCCAGCCGCTCCTGGGTCACCTGCTCACCCTGCGGGGCGACTTCGAGCGGGCCGAGACGCTGCTGCTGGAAACCCGGGCGCTGTGCGAGCGCTACCCCCCGCGCCACGCCCTGGCCCGCTGCCTGATCGCGCTGGCCGAACTGTACCTGGAGTGGGACCCGCCGCACGGTCCGGTGCTGGCCCGCCGGGCGGCGGCCGGGGCGCTGGAGCTGGCCCACACCTTGCAGAGTGCCGAGTTGCTGCCTGAAGCGCTGGAGGTGAACGCCGCCGCCGAGCAGCGGGCGGGTCATTCCCAGGCGGCCGCCCGGCTGCTGGCCGAGGCCGGGGCGTTAACCGAGGGGAAGGCCCCAAGCTCCGGTCAGGCCCGCCTGTGGCGGCGGCAGGCGGAACTTGAGGCGGAGGCTGGCCGGGTGGGCGCGGCCCAGGCGTTGCTGGAACAGGCCCTGACCCTGGCCCGCGCCCAGGGGCCAGTCAGGGAAGCCCAACTTTGCGGGCTGGACCTGGACCACCTGCGGGGCGACGCCGCCGGGGTGAGGGAACGTCAGGCCTGGTTCGATGCGCGCGGCCTGGGCGCTCTGGCGGCCCGAGCGCGGCGCCTCTTCCCCCAGCCCGCCACGCCGAAAGCGCCGGACCCACCGGCCCTCCGCCTGAATGTGCTCGGGCCCCCCACCCTGGAGCGCGGGGGCCAGCGGGTCGTCTACCGGGGCCGCAAGAGGACCGAACTGCTGGCCTGCCTGCTGGAAGCGCGCCTCACCGGGAGGACGGAGCTCAGCGTGCTGGACCTGCTGGACGCCCTGTACCCTGGCGAGCCCGAGGAGGCCGCGCGGCGCACCCTCAAGCAGCAGGTGTACCTGCTCCGCGAGGCGCTGGGTGCGGGCTGCGTGCTGAGCACCTCGGGTGGCTACGCCCTGGGCGCGGTGAGCAGCGACGCCGAGGAGTTCCTGGCGGGTGGTCCCGCCACCCTGTGGCGCGGCGTCTATCTGGGCGGCCTGTCGGAGGGCTGGCAGCCGGGCGTGCGTGACGCCCTGAGCCTGGCCCTGCGTGAGCGGGTGGAGGCCCTGCTCCTCTCCAACCCGCTGGAGGCGGCCCGCCTGGGCCGGGTGCTGTGCCAGATGGAACCCTACGACCAGGAGGCCCTGCGGCTGACCATAAGTGCCCTGGAGGCCGCAGGTGAACCCCATGCGGCGAGGCGGTTCTACCTGGAGCGGCGCGCGACGCTCTCGGAGGTGGGCGAGGTGCTGCCGCCCGAGGCCGGGGTTTTTGTGGGAGCCTGA
- a CDS encoding SDR family NAD(P)-dependent oxidoreductase — MLDLTGKVILVTGGSRGIGAATVRTLAGAGAQVVVHYGRGAGEARAIVEELGQARAIAVGADLSRPGAASDLFREAAAWQGRLDVLVNNAGIAPTVTVDDPPDEWADTWTRTLQVNLIAVADLCREAILHFRERGGGIIVNVASRAAFRGDNPDAMHYAASKGGVIALTRSIARGYAPENILAYAVAPGWVRTDMAGEYLREHAADIARDIPLGDVAPPEEVANTVAFLASGLARHMTGATLDINGASYVR, encoded by the coding sequence ATGCTCGACTTAACTGGAAAAGTCATCCTCGTGACGGGCGGCTCGCGCGGGATCGGCGCGGCGACGGTTCGGACCCTGGCGGGCGCGGGGGCACAGGTCGTCGTGCATTACGGCCGGGGGGCCGGGGAGGCGCGGGCCATCGTGGAGGAACTCGGGCAGGCGCGGGCTATCGCCGTCGGGGCCGACCTGTCCCGGCCCGGGGCCGCAAGCGACCTTTTCCGGGAAGCCGCCGCCTGGCAGGGGCGGCTGGACGTGCTGGTGAACAACGCGGGCATCGCCCCCACGGTCACGGTGGACGACCCCCCGGACGAGTGGGCGGACACCTGGACCCGCACGTTGCAGGTCAACCTGATCGCCGTCGCGGACCTGTGCCGCGAGGCGATCCTGCACTTCCGGGAGCGGGGGGGCGGCATCATCGTCAACGTGGCGAGCCGGGCGGCCTTTCGCGGGGACAATCCCGACGCTATGCACTACGCCGCCTCCAAGGGGGGCGTGATCGCGCTGACCCGCTCCATCGCGCGGGGGTACGCCCCCGAGAACATCCTGGCCTACGCCGTGGCCCCGGGCTGGGTCCGCACCGACATGGCCGGGGAATATCTCCGCGAGCACGCGGCCGACATCGCGCGGGACATTCCGCTGGGGGACGTGGCCCCGCCCGAGGAGGTGGCGAACACGGTGGCCTTTCTCGCCTCGGGGCTGGCGCGGCACATGACCGGGGCGACCCTGGACATCAACGGCGCCTCGTACGTCCGGTAA
- the mnmE gene encoding tRNA uridine-5-carboxymethylaminomethyl(34) synthesis GTPase MnmE: MTRTGLSDTIAAIATAPGSAGVGIVRVSGPGALRVADGAFRGRRRPSATRGGRFLFGQLVAADGEVLDEGLCLVFRGPHSYTGEDVAELQTHGSPAVLGRVLSRVLELGARPARPGEFTLRAYMAGRLDLAQAEAVLELVNAGTDTARRQASLGLSGALGERVERISTQVTRTLAALQAMLDYPEEGVPDEDREVPLAAAEAELEALVGTARAGQVATRGARLALIGRPNAGKSSLLNALLGYERSIVTPIPGTTRDYLEAQLSLAGVPVTLVDTAGLRETGDEVEAAGVRQAVSLAGRADLVLVLEDGSLPREALPTELPGEARVIRVRTKADLPPAWTDPAALDVSAVTGLGLPGLRDAIHAALIGDAARGEAWLTTERQADAARRARRHIQAARTLPDDLAGYELEEALRALAELTGRDVAEDVVDAVFRNFCVGK; encoded by the coding sequence GTGACCCGCACTGGCCTCTCCGACACCATCGCCGCCATCGCCACCGCTCCCGGAAGCGCGGGCGTGGGCATCGTGCGGGTGAGCGGGCCGGGGGCGCTGAGGGTCGCGGACGGCGCGTTCCGGGGGCGGCGCAGACCGAGTGCCACGCGCGGCGGGCGATTCCTGTTCGGGCAGCTGGTCGCGGCGGACGGCGAAGTGCTCGACGAGGGGCTGTGCCTGGTGTTCCGGGGGCCACACAGCTACACGGGCGAGGACGTGGCCGAACTCCAGACGCACGGCAGCCCGGCGGTGCTGGGGCGGGTGCTGTCCAGGGTGCTGGAACTCGGAGCGCGGCCCGCCCGGCCCGGGGAATTCACCTTACGGGCCTACATGGCCGGGCGGCTCGACCTGGCGCAGGCGGAGGCGGTGCTGGAACTCGTGAACGCGGGAACGGACACGGCGCGGCGGCAGGCGAGTCTGGGCCTGTCGGGGGCGCTGGGGGAGCGGGTGGAGCGGATTTCAACGCAGGTCACCCGGACGCTCGCCGCCCTCCAGGCCATGCTCGACTACCCGGAGGAGGGCGTGCCGGACGAGGACCGCGAAGTACCCCTCGCCGCGGCCGAGGCGGAACTGGAGGCCCTGGTGGGCACCGCGCGGGCCGGACAGGTCGCCACCCGGGGCGCGCGGCTGGCGCTGATCGGGCGCCCCAACGCGGGCAAGAGCAGCCTGCTGAACGCGCTGCTGGGCTACGAGCGCTCCATCGTCACGCCCATTCCCGGCACGACGCGCGACTATCTGGAGGCGCAGCTCTCGCTGGCGGGCGTGCCGGTCACGCTGGTGGACACGGCGGGCCTGCGCGAGACGGGCGACGAGGTGGAGGCGGCGGGGGTGCGCCAGGCGGTGAGCCTCGCCGGGAGGGCGGACCTCGTGCTCGTGCTGGAGGACGGCAGCCTGCCCCGCGAGGCTCTGCCGACCGAGCTGCCGGGAGAAGCGCGGGTGATCAGGGTGCGGACGAAGGCGGACCTGCCCCCGGCCTGGACCGACCCCGCCGCGCTGGACGTGAGCGCCGTCACCGGGCTGGGCCTCCCCGGGTTGCGGGACGCCATCCACGCCGCCCTGATCGGGGACGCGGCCCGGGGCGAGGCGTGGCTCACCACCGAGCGGCAGGCGGACGCGGCGCGGCGGGCGCGGCGGCACATCCAGGCCGCGCGCACCCTCCCCGACGACCTCGCCGGGTACGAGTTGGAGGAGGCGCTGCGGGCCCTGGCCGAGCTGACCGGGCGCGACGTGGCCGAAGACGTGGTGGACGCGGTCTTCCGCAACTTCTGCGTGGGGAAGTGA
- a CDS encoding DUF4258 domain-containing protein produces the protein MTKAATSSTTNPPRRRRDPQTGTDLLALRAQLARAEKEARRAPTPPPARPAHLQPKPVKPQREADLAGVDTTDHTLARAHARLRDAVYDGKYHLCPHAIGHARAEGFLEHDIIQVLVAGRVRAVYPEDRRWLVCGFFESCGVALPLHVVVEHGPDGYLDVVTAFVPKHPHHVISRARLAVMLRYDDEQIRTRTATPGNKPGNRSKGKWRKGS, from the coding sequence GTGACGAAAGCAGCCACGTCCAGCACCACCAACCCGCCCCGCAGACGCCGCGATCCGCAGACCGGCACCGACCTGCTGGCCCTGCGTGCCCAACTCGCCCGCGCGGAAAAAGAAGCCCGCCGCGCCCCCACCCCGCCCCCCGCGCGGCCCGCCCATTTACAGCCCAAGCCCGTCAAGCCCCAGCGCGAGGCCGACCTGGCGGGCGTGGATACCACCGACCATACCCTCGCCCGCGCCCACGCCCGGCTGCGCGACGCCGTGTACGACGGCAAGTACCACCTCTGCCCCCACGCCATCGGCCACGCCCGCGCCGAGGGCTTTCTGGAACACGACATCATCCAGGTGCTTGTCGCGGGGCGGGTGCGGGCCGTCTACCCCGAGGACCGCCGCTGGCTGGTGTGCGGCTTCTTCGAGTCGTGCGGAGTCGCGCTGCCGCTGCATGTGGTCGTCGAGCACGGGCCGGACGGCTACCTCGACGTGGTGACGGCCTTTGTACCCAAGCACCCGCACCACGTCATCTCCCGCGCCCGCCTGGCCGTCATGCTCCGCTACGACGACGAGCAGATCAGGACGAGGACGGCCACGCCGGGGAACAAGCCGGGCAACCGCAGCAAGGGGAAGTGGCGGAAGGGAAGTTAA
- a CDS encoding GNAT family N-acetyltransferase, translating into MIRPMQATDAPDILALLNWMDDAPEREVFAPDAREAAELRGECEDRVCLVAEDVEGTVQAYCGLAPFRDGLALEGPLGTGDLHSLLARAVERSEGLPIYAFSARDNLAVREALEAAGFTPMHTTDFYTAPVSNLARHARVPAEYTTVERLPPEQYRALYRASEDGWAGRLEWTDSEVEAHFDRDDVRLVALLRNGRPVGFAELELDVEAARADLTYLAVHPAERGQGLGRVLLALAAAEVAAYPEIRKLRTRAHDHAHAARALYAHANLTHCRSVVTYLRDDTEGEA; encoded by the coding sequence ATGATCCGCCCGATGCAAGCGACCGATGCGCCAGACATTCTCGCCCTGCTCAACTGGATGGACGACGCCCCCGAGCGCGAGGTGTTCGCGCCCGACGCCCGCGAGGCTGCCGAGCTGCGCGGCGAGTGCGAGGACCGTGTCTGCCTCGTCGCCGAGGACGTGGAGGGCACCGTGCAGGCCTACTGCGGCCTGGCCCCCTTCCGCGACGGGCTGGCGCTGGAGGGGCCGCTGGGCACCGGCGACCTGCACAGCCTGCTCGCCCGAGCGGTGGAGCGCTCCGAGGGCCTGCCCATCTACGCCTTCAGCGCGCGGGACAACCTCGCCGTGCGGGAGGCGCTGGAGGCGGCGGGGTTCACGCCCATGCACACTACGGATTTCTACACGGCGCCCGTGTCGAACCTGGCCCGCCACGCCCGGGTCCCGGCCGAGTACACGACGGTCGAGCGCCTCCCGCCCGAGCAGTACCGCGCCCTGTACCGCGCCTCCGAGGACGGCTGGGCCGGGCGCCTGGAGTGGACGGACTCGGAGGTCGAGGCGCACTTCGACCGGGACGACGTGCGGCTGGTGGCCCTGCTGCGAAACGGTCGGCCCGTGGGCTTTGCCGAGCTGGAGCTGGACGTCGAGGCGGCCCGCGCGGACCTGACCTACCTGGCCGTCCACCCCGCCGAGCGGGGGCAGGGCCTGGGCCGCGTGCTGCTGGCCCTCGCCGCCGCAGAGGTCGCCGCCTACCCCGAGATTCGCAAGCTGCGAACCCGCGCCCATGACCACGCCCACGCCGCCCGCGCGCTGTACGCCCACGCGAACCTGACCCACTGCCGCTCGGTCGTCACCTACCTGCGCGACGACACGGAAGGGGAGGCGTAG
- a CDS encoding GNAT family N-acetyltransferase — MMRDVPSDRELMELQTSALFVSDRDGRLRFIREPGYEENELDPAPRLFMGRTPEGNVWRFRHDLPADLVRELEDLCRAEPVLPGFTTAADEPRNAASIRDVLAAHTPITAEERGPAYRVPGGVPVPENVVLISEDNAHLLEAHFPWKITSRASFRFAPIAAAVKQGSAVSICFCARLTQDAAEAGVETAEAFRRRGHAGAAVARWAAAMRQLGRLPLYSTHWSNVASQAVARRLGLVRYGEDWWIA, encoded by the coding sequence ATGATGAGGGACGTGCCCTCCGACCGCGAGTTGATGGAACTCCAGACCTCCGCCCTGTTTGTATCTGATCGGGACGGGCGGCTGCGCTTCATCCGCGAGCCCGGCTACGAGGAGAACGAACTCGACCCCGCACCCCGCCTCTTTATGGGGCGCACGCCGGAGGGCAACGTCTGGCGCTTCCGGCACGACCTGCCCGCTGATCTGGTGCGGGAACTGGAGGACCTGTGCCGCGCCGAACCCGTTCTACCGGGCTTCACGACGGCTGCGGATGAGCCCCGGAACGCGGCGTCCATCCGGGACGTTCTCGCCGCCCACACACCCATCACGGCCGAGGAGCGGGGACCGGCATACCGCGTGCCCGGCGGCGTCCCCGTTCCCGAAAACGTTGTCCTGATCTCGGAGGACAACGCCCATCTCCTCGAAGCGCACTTTCCCTGGAAGATCACGTCGCGCGCCAGCTTCCGCTTCGCGCCCATCGCGGCGGCGGTCAAGCAGGGGAGCGCCGTGTCCATCTGCTTCTGCGCCCGCCTCACCCAGGACGCGGCGGAGGCGGGAGTGGAGACGGCCGAGGCGTTCCGGAGACGGGGGCACGCGGGTGCGGCGGTCGCCAGATGGGCCGCGGCGATGCGCCAACTCGGCCGCCTGCCGCTCTACAGCACGCATTGGAGCAACGTGGCCTCCCAGGCAGTGGCCCGCAGACTCGGCCTGGTGCGCTACGGGGAGGACTGGTGGATCGCTTGA